One Rhodanobacter soli DNA window includes the following coding sequences:
- the tssH gene encoding type VI secretion system ATPase TssH has protein sequence MAEISRGALFGKLNKLAFRGIESATVFCKLRGNPYVELVHWIHQILQLQDSDLHRIVKQFNLNPSNLARDITDALDRLPRGSSSISDLSSDVEEAVERGWVFATLMFGEAQVRTGYLLVGCMRTRNLRNALLHISAEFDKIKPETLLEKFAEVVAGSPEDGQHANDGFRMGGGSAPGEASGAMSPAQMGKQEALAQFTIDLTEQARSGKMDPIVGRDDEIRQLVDILMRRRQNNPMLVGEAGVGKTAVIEGFAMRIAIGDVPPPLKDVQLRVLDVGLLQAGASMKGEFENRLKQVIEEVQSSTKPIILFIDEAHTLVGAGGAAGTGDAANLLKPALARGNLRTIGATTWAEYKKHIEKDPALTRRFQTVQIDEPSEEKAILMMRGVASVMEKHHKVQILDEALEAAVKLSHRYIPARQLPDKAVSLLDTACARVAISQHAVPAEVDDTRKRIQALETELGIIGREKNVGVEVAAREEAASEKLAAQKVRLETLEANWIVEKELVEKILDIRSKLRGSTAPVEGTGSALEESANQEAEAKPVPLAGEAPLDGAARAAALDELKGLQTQLAELQGENPLILASVDQQAVGSVVSDWTGIPVGRMVKSEVETVMNLAKLMGARVIGQDHAMEMIAKRIQTSRAGLVDPNKPIGVFMLAGTSGVGKTETALALAEALYGGEQNIITINMSEFQEAHTVSTLKGAPPGYVGYGEGGVLTEAVRRKPYSVVLLDEVEKAHPDVHEIFFQVFDKGVMEDGEGRSIDFKNTLILLTTNAGTDMIAGLCKDPELMPDHEGMAKALREPLLKIFPPALLGRLVTIPYYPLSPEMLGKIVKLQINRIKKRVEARYKIPFEYSEDVVKLVVERCTETESGGRMIDAILTNSMLPDISRAFLTKMMEGEQVAKVQVNVTDGEFSYAFG, from the coding sequence ATGGCCGAGATCAGTCGCGGCGCCCTGTTTGGAAAGCTCAACAAGCTGGCTTTCCGGGGCATCGAAAGCGCTACCGTATTCTGCAAGCTGCGCGGCAATCCGTACGTGGAGCTGGTCCACTGGATCCACCAGATCCTGCAGCTGCAGGACTCCGACCTGCATCGCATCGTCAAGCAGTTCAACCTGAACCCATCGAACCTGGCGCGCGACATCACTGATGCGCTGGACCGGCTTCCGCGCGGATCGTCGTCGATCTCCGATCTTTCCAGCGACGTCGAGGAGGCGGTGGAGCGCGGCTGGGTGTTCGCCACCCTGATGTTCGGCGAGGCGCAAGTGCGCACCGGCTACCTTCTCGTCGGCTGCATGCGCACGCGCAACCTGCGCAATGCGCTGCTGCACATCTCGGCCGAGTTCGACAAGATCAAGCCCGAGACGCTGCTGGAGAAGTTCGCCGAGGTCGTGGCCGGTTCGCCGGAAGACGGGCAGCATGCGAACGACGGTTTCCGCATGGGCGGAGGCAGCGCGCCCGGCGAAGCCAGCGGTGCGATGTCGCCGGCGCAGATGGGCAAGCAGGAGGCGCTGGCGCAGTTCACCATCGACCTCACCGAACAGGCGCGCAGCGGCAAGATGGACCCGATCGTCGGCCGCGACGACGAGATCCGCCAGCTGGTCGACATCCTCATGCGCCGCCGCCAGAACAATCCGATGCTGGTCGGCGAAGCCGGCGTGGGCAAGACCGCGGTGATCGAGGGCTTTGCCATGCGCATCGCCATCGGTGACGTGCCGCCGCCGCTGAAAGACGTGCAACTGCGCGTGCTCGATGTCGGCCTGCTGCAGGCCGGTGCCAGCATGAAGGGCGAGTTCGAGAATCGCCTGAAGCAGGTGATCGAGGAAGTGCAGTCGTCCACGAAGCCGATCATCCTGTTCATCGACGAGGCGCATACCCTGGTCGGTGCCGGCGGCGCAGCCGGCACCGGCGACGCGGCGAACCTGCTCAAGCCGGCACTGGCGCGCGGCAACCTGCGCACCATCGGTGCCACCACCTGGGCCGAGTACAAGAAGCACATCGAGAAAGACCCGGCGCTGACCCGTCGCTTCCAGACCGTGCAGATCGACGAACCCAGCGAGGAGAAGGCGATCCTGATGATGCGCGGCGTCGCCAGCGTGATGGAGAAGCACCACAAGGTGCAGATCCTCGACGAGGCGCTGGAGGCCGCAGTCAAGCTGTCGCATCGCTACATCCCCGCGCGGCAGCTGCCGGACAAGGCGGTGAGCCTGCTCGACACCGCCTGCGCACGCGTGGCGATCAGCCAGCACGCGGTGCCGGCGGAAGTGGACGACACCCGCAAGCGCATCCAGGCGCTGGAAACCGAACTCGGCATCATCGGCCGCGAGAAGAATGTGGGCGTCGAGGTGGCGGCACGCGAGGAAGCGGCCAGCGAGAAACTGGCGGCGCAGAAGGTGCGCCTGGAAACCCTCGAGGCGAACTGGATCGTCGAGAAAGAGCTGGTCGAGAAGATTCTCGACATCCGTTCCAAGCTGCGCGGCTCGACTGCGCCGGTCGAAGGTACCGGCAGCGCGCTGGAGGAATCGGCGAACCAGGAGGCGGAAGCGAAGCCCGTGCCGTTGGCGGGCGAGGCGCCGCTGGATGGTGCCGCGCGTGCTGCAGCGCTCGATGAATTGAAGGGTCTGCAGACGCAGCTGGCCGAGCTGCAAGGCGAGAACCCGCTGATCCTCGCATCGGTGGACCAGCAGGCAGTCGGTTCGGTGGTGTCGGACTGGACCGGCATTCCCGTAGGGCGCATGGTCAAGAGCGAAGTCGAGACCGTGATGAACCTGGCCAAGCTGATGGGCGCGCGCGTCATTGGCCAGGACCACGCGATGGAGATGATCGCCAAGCGCATCCAGACCTCGCGCGCCGGACTGGTCGACCCGAACAAGCCGATCGGCGTGTTCATGCTGGCCGGCACTTCCGGTGTCGGCAAGACCGAGACCGCCTTGGCGCTGGCCGAGGCGCTGTACGGCGGCGAGCAGAACATCATCACCATCAACATGAGCGAGTTCCAGGAGGCACACACCGTCTCCACGCTGAAAGGCGCGCCTCCCGGCTATGTCGGCTATGGCGAGGGTGGCGTGCTCACCGAGGCGGTGCGCCGCAAGCCGTATTCGGTGGTGCTGCTGGACGAAGTGGAGAAGGCCCATCCGGACGTCCACGAGATCTTCTTCCAGGTATTCGACAAGGGCGTGATGGAAGACGGCGAAGGCCGCTCCATCGACTTCAAAAACACCCTGATCCTGCTCACCACCAATGCCGGCACCGACATGATCGCCGGCCTGTGCAAAGACCCCGAGCTGATGCCCGACCACGAGGGCATGGCCAAGGCACTGCGCGAACCATTATTGAAGATCTTCCCGCCGGCTCTGCTCGGACGGTTGGTGACGATCCCGTACTACCCGCTCAGCCCGGAAATGCTGGGCAAGATCGTCAAGCTGCAGATCAACCGCATCAAGAAGCGCGTCGAGGCACGCTACAAGATCCCGTTCGAGTACAGCGAGGACGTGGTGAAGCTGGTGGTCGAACGCTGCACCGAAACCGAATCGGGCGGGCGCATGATCGACGCGATCCTCACCAATTCGATGCTGCCCGACATCTCGCGCGCGTTCCTGACCAAGATGATGGAAGGGGAGCAGGTTGCGAAGGTGCAGGTAAATGTGACGGATGGGGAGTTTTCGTACGCGTTTGGATGA
- a CDS encoding PAAR domain-containing protein, translating into MPPAARITDMHVCPMVTGVVPHVGGPILPPGAVTVLIGGLPAARVGDMATCVGPPDVIVMGSFKVLINKMPAARMGDLTAHGGSIVLGCPTVLIS; encoded by the coding sequence ATGCCCCCGGCAGCGAGAATCACCGACATGCATGTCTGCCCGATGGTGACGGGCGTGGTGCCGCACGTGGGTGGTCCGATCCTGCCGCCGGGCGCGGTTACCGTACTGATCGGCGGTTTGCCGGCTGCGCGGGTCGGCGACATGGCAACCTGCGTGGGGCCGCCCGATGTCATCGTCATGGGCTCGTTCAAGGTGCTCATCAACAAGATGCCCGCGGCGCGCATGGGCGATTTGACGGCGCATGGCGGAAGCATCGTGCTGGGTTGTCCCACGGTACTGATCAGCTGA
- a CDS encoding tetratricopeptide repeat protein, whose amino-acid sequence MLRQAVEVHQAGQLDAAEALYRRTLQMQAGQPDALHFLGVLCHQRGRSDEGIRLIRMALRAAPLHADAHNNLGNIHKETGKLADAEACYRQALAYNGQHHDALSNLALVLEAQQRFQEAFEAYAELLERAPRLSLAHYLMGMYLRRHVNEIGDLEHAVACFRNAVRCDGSNVRALDALGVTLYMLGRQDEAVGAYRDWLGREPDNPVPRHMLAACGGEAAPPRADDAYVREVFDRFAESFDEQLLKNLDYRAPQVLVDALIGVLGVAEGALDVLDAGCGTGLCGPLIRPHARRLDGVDLSGGMLEKARLRGGYDDLVAAELTAYLQDHPETWDVVLSADTLVYFGDLVEVLAATHAALRAGGRVAFTLEAMDADEDRSELSSSGRYRHARRYVERVLDAAGFVEVSIAASALRKEVGKPVAGWVVLARKSRRG is encoded by the coding sequence ATGTTGCGCCAGGCGGTCGAGGTGCATCAGGCCGGGCAACTGGATGCAGCGGAGGCGCTCTACCGCAGGACGCTGCAGATGCAGGCCGGGCAGCCCGATGCGCTGCATTTTCTCGGCGTGCTGTGCCATCAGCGCGGGCGCAGCGACGAAGGCATCCGGCTGATCCGGATGGCTCTGCGGGCCGCGCCGCTGCATGCCGACGCGCACAATAATCTCGGCAACATCCACAAGGAAACCGGCAAACTCGCCGACGCCGAGGCCTGCTATCGCCAGGCGCTGGCGTACAACGGGCAGCATCACGATGCGTTGAGCAACCTGGCGCTGGTGCTGGAAGCGCAGCAGCGCTTCCAGGAAGCATTTGAGGCCTATGCCGAGCTGCTTGAACGGGCGCCGCGACTCAGTCTCGCCCATTACCTGATGGGCATGTACCTGCGCAGGCATGTGAATGAAATCGGGGATCTGGAGCACGCCGTGGCCTGCTTCAGGAACGCGGTCCGCTGCGACGGCAGCAATGTGCGTGCCCTCGACGCGCTCGGTGTCACCCTTTACATGCTTGGCCGGCAGGACGAGGCGGTCGGGGCCTATCGTGACTGGCTCGGCCGCGAGCCGGACAATCCCGTGCCACGGCACATGCTCGCCGCTTGCGGCGGCGAAGCGGCACCGCCACGGGCGGACGACGCTTATGTGCGCGAGGTGTTCGACCGGTTCGCCGAAAGCTTCGACGAGCAGTTGCTGAAGAACCTGGACTATCGGGCGCCGCAGGTGCTGGTCGACGCATTGATCGGCGTGCTTGGGGTGGCCGAAGGCGCGCTTGACGTGCTCGACGCCGGTTGCGGCACCGGCCTGTGCGGTCCGCTGATCAGGCCGCATGCGCGCCGGCTGGACGGCGTGGACCTGTCCGGCGGCATGCTCGAAAAGGCCCGCCTGCGCGGCGGCTATGACGATCTCGTGGCGGCCGAACTGACCGCGTACCTGCAGGATCACCCGGAAACCTGGGACGTCGTGTTGTCCGCCGATACGCTGGTCTACTTCGGCGACCTGGTGGAGGTCCTTGCGGCGACCCATGCGGCGCTGCGGGCTGGCGGTCGGGTGGCTTTCACGCTGGAGGCCATGGATGCCGACGAGGACCGTTCCGAGCTGTCTTCCAGCGGACGCTATCGGCATGCGCGCCGCTACGTCGAACGTGTGCTGGATGCGGCCGGTTTCGTGGAGGTGAGCATTGCCGCGTCGGCACTGCGCAAGGAAGTGGGCAAGCCGGTGGCCGGTTGGGTGGTGCTGGCACGCAAGAGCCGGCGCGGATGA
- a CDS encoding type VI secretion system Vgr family protein: protein MTHRMTLKSDLGEKLLPASLSGSEQLGKLFSYQLKLLSKDSEVKLLPLLGSSMTVAFESDGYKRHFNGMVSEISQTGFESYKEERYAEYAVTLVPKAWLLLHKVDCRIYLKMSVPDIVKTVLSEIGYGDVKLSLSGNYSPREYCVQYREDYFNFISRLMEQEGIYYFFQHTDGVHTMVLADSLGAHATTGGYEELPYRPQSTDSRAALEVSITDFSSARSVQTTKYSLTDYDPLKPKTSLLGTEAISNADDNHPVPGLESFDFPGDHETGDAGKHYAQVRLEAINVSQSQCSGSTNAPGLLTGALFKLTKFPRAELNQEYLVTGSTVHIENAARTSGQQGGELFFCNFSVIRSRQPFRTMPTAVKPMIVGLQTAVVAGSEKAEDIAVDKYGRIQVTFHWNKPDKKNAHISCPVRVASSWAGKNWGAVHIPRVGQEVVISFLEGDPDRPLVIGSVYNADNMPPYALPDNKTQSGIKSRSHEGGAAADFNEIRFEDKKGSEELFLHAQKDMREEVENDHFVQIDHDETITIKNDQTEEVKHDRKTKVGNDDKLDVTQNGTTTIGQKFKLSAGTEIELVTGASSIVMKSDGTIEIKGVNIKVTGSMGVKVEGQVEVGIKAGATMDIGAGASLKMHSDAMLEVAGGAMATVKGPMLTLKGDGMAQLSGGLIMIG, encoded by the coding sequence ATGACGCATCGGATGACACTGAAGTCAGACCTCGGTGAAAAATTGCTGCCTGCGAGCCTGTCGGGCAGCGAGCAGCTCGGGAAGCTTTTTTCCTACCAGTTGAAGCTGCTCAGCAAGGACAGCGAAGTCAAGCTTCTTCCCCTGCTCGGCAGTTCGATGACGGTGGCGTTCGAGTCGGACGGCTACAAGCGCCACTTCAACGGCATGGTCTCGGAAATTTCCCAGACCGGGTTCGAGAGCTACAAGGAAGAGCGCTACGCCGAGTACGCGGTGACCCTGGTGCCCAAGGCATGGCTGCTGCTGCACAAAGTGGATTGCCGCATCTACCTCAAGATGTCGGTGCCCGACATCGTCAAGACCGTGCTGTCCGAAATCGGCTATGGCGACGTCAAGCTGAGCCTCAGCGGAAACTATTCGCCGCGCGAATACTGCGTGCAGTATCGCGAGGATTACTTCAACTTCATCAGTCGCCTGATGGAGCAGGAAGGTATCTATTATTTCTTCCAGCACACCGACGGCGTGCACACCATGGTGCTGGCGGATTCGCTGGGCGCGCACGCCACCACCGGAGGGTATGAGGAACTTCCGTACCGGCCGCAGTCGACGGACAGCCGCGCGGCGCTGGAAGTCTCGATCACCGATTTCTCGTCGGCGCGCTCGGTGCAGACGACCAAGTATTCGCTGACCGACTACGATCCGCTGAAGCCGAAGACCTCGCTGCTGGGGACCGAGGCGATCAGCAATGCCGACGACAACCATCCGGTGCCCGGCCTCGAGTCGTTTGATTTCCCCGGGGATCACGAGACCGGCGATGCCGGCAAGCACTACGCGCAGGTTCGCCTCGAGGCGATCAACGTATCCCAGTCGCAGTGCTCGGGTTCGACCAATGCCCCCGGCCTGCTGACCGGCGCGTTGTTCAAGCTGACGAAATTCCCGCGCGCCGAACTGAACCAGGAGTACCTGGTCACCGGCTCGACCGTGCACATCGAGAATGCCGCGCGCACGTCCGGACAGCAGGGCGGCGAGTTGTTCTTCTGCAACTTTTCGGTGATCCGCAGCCGGCAGCCGTTCCGCACCATGCCGACCGCGGTGAAGCCGATGATCGTGGGCCTGCAGACGGCCGTGGTGGCGGGCAGCGAGAAGGCCGAAGACATCGCGGTGGACAAGTACGGGCGCATCCAGGTGACGTTCCACTGGAACAAGCCGGACAAGAAGAACGCGCACATTTCCTGCCCGGTCAGGGTGGCCTCGTCATGGGCCGGCAAGAACTGGGGCGCGGTACACATCCCCCGGGTCGGCCAGGAAGTGGTGATCAGTTTTCTGGAGGGCGACCCGGACCGGCCGCTGGTCATCGGCAGCGTCTACAACGCCGACAACATGCCGCCGTACGCGCTGCCCGACAACAAGACCCAGAGCGGCATCAAGAGCCGCAGTCACGAGGGCGGCGCCGCGGCGGATTTCAACGAGATCCGCTTCGAGGACAAGAAGGGCAGCGAGGAGCTGTTCCTGCACGCGCAGAAGGACATGCGCGAAGAAGTGGAGAACGACCACTTCGTGCAGATCGACCACGACGAGACGATCACGATCAAGAACGACCAGACCGAGGAGGTCAAGCACGATCGCAAGACCAAGGTCGGCAACGACGACAAGCTCGACGTCACCCAGAACGGCACGACCACGATCGGTCAGAAATTCAAGCTCAGCGCCGGTACCGAAATCGAACTGGTCACCGGCGCCTCCAGCATCGTCATGAAAAGCGATGGAACGATCGAGATCAAGGGCGTCAACATCAAGGTCACCGGCAGCATGGGCGTGAAAGTCGAGGGCCAGGTTGAAGTCGGCATCAAGGCCGGCGCCACGATGGATATTGGCGCGGGGGCCTCGCTGAAGATGCACTCCGATGCCATGCTCGAGGTGGCAGGCGGTGCCATGGCGACCGTGAAGGGTCCCATGCTGACGCTCAAGGGCGACGGCATGGCGCAGTTGTCCGGCGGCCTGATCATGATTGGCTGA
- a CDS encoding DUF6931 family protein, translating into MSGIVQASIQMELSEQANALLRSEMTAPVAVRALVDAGQVQDALKLIARLLPKRYAVAWLCQCARDQALNPEDRAGASLAEKWVREPNESNRRAAFEFANAGGYKSTGAWLAAAAGWSGGSMAPASQETPVPPPDHLTACAVVAGINMLAALVAEKFEARRVGFIEPAMTLLNAGGAAAGGA; encoded by the coding sequence ATGTCAGGAATCGTGCAGGCGTCGATCCAGATGGAATTGTCCGAGCAGGCCAATGCCTTGCTGCGGTCAGAGATGACGGCACCGGTCGCAGTTCGGGCCCTGGTCGATGCCGGCCAGGTGCAGGACGCCTTGAAGCTGATTGCCCGGTTGTTGCCAAAGCGCTACGCCGTGGCATGGCTGTGCCAGTGCGCGCGCGACCAGGCGTTGAACCCCGAAGACAGGGCCGGTGCGTCGTTGGCGGAAAAGTGGGTGCGCGAACCGAACGAAAGCAATCGACGTGCAGCGTTCGAATTTGCCAATGCCGGCGGCTACAAGTCGACCGGAGCGTGGCTGGCTGCCGCCGCCGGATGGTCCGGTGGCAGCATGGCGCCGGCCTCGCAGGAAACCCCGGTGCCGCCGCCGGATCACCTGACTGCATGCGCGGTGGTGGCCGGGATCAACATGCTGGCTGCACTGGTGGCCGAGAAGTTCGAGGCTCGCCGCGTCGGCTTCATCGAACCGGCGATGACCCTGCTCAACGCGGGGGGAGCCGCTGCAGGCGGAGCCTGA